Proteins encoded within one genomic window of Pigmentiphaga sp. H8:
- a CDS encoding FAD-dependent monooxygenase, with translation MSTEHIDVVIVGAGLAGLSSAVFLGMNGVKALVVERREGTSILPKARGANPVTMEALRTAGLAEAIHKAMPPGKPAITSVVSESLTGKVLYDHVAHRPDFSMFSPERPGMASQARAEEALLRRALELGAQVRFKTRCEALAQDDEGVDLTLCDMETGQARTVRAKYVIASDGIRGSIAGWLGIGTHGLGAIKSVTAVRFNADLTQWAGDNAMVIHYLQNPALPDGAGVLVSTDYKDEWVANMSADPERDEAGMREIIKIMTGLPDLDFEIIGTVSYDYGHRIADRFRAGRVLLTGDAAHVMPPTGGQGGNTAVQDGYYLGWKLAAVIQGKAGPSLLDSYEIERQPYAEEVCNWQVANLAERRRIDTLAERIGAPLDHATLLFGYICPPNGALVPEPGTEDQRFEHPARASGRPGARVPYVELEGVDGGRVAPRHLLGPWFMAFTAVPGGAEAARAAADELGIELKAYPVKSTAPLHAGERQTVLVRPDGVVAWRGADNAGIGRALRTVLCR, from the coding sequence GTGAGCACAGAGCATATCGACGTCGTGATCGTCGGCGCCGGCCTGGCCGGTCTTTCCAGCGCGGTCTTCCTCGGCATGAACGGCGTGAAGGCGCTGGTGGTCGAGCGCCGCGAAGGCACCTCCATCCTGCCGAAAGCGCGCGGCGCCAACCCGGTCACCATGGAGGCCCTGCGCACCGCCGGCCTGGCCGAGGCCATCCACAAGGCCATGCCGCCGGGCAAGCCGGCAATCACCTCGGTGGTGTCGGAAAGCCTGACCGGCAAGGTGCTCTACGATCACGTCGCGCACCGACCCGACTTCTCCATGTTCTCGCCCGAGCGTCCGGGCATGGCCAGCCAGGCCCGCGCCGAAGAGGCATTGCTGCGCCGCGCGCTGGAACTGGGGGCGCAGGTGCGCTTCAAGACCCGCTGCGAAGCGCTGGCGCAGGACGACGAGGGCGTGGACCTGACGCTGTGCGACATGGAAACCGGGCAGGCCCGCACGGTGCGCGCCAAGTACGTGATCGCCTCCGACGGCATACGCGGCAGCATCGCCGGCTGGCTGGGCATAGGCACGCACGGCCTGGGCGCGATCAAGTCGGTCACCGCCGTGCGCTTCAACGCCGACCTGACCCAATGGGCGGGCGACAACGCCATGGTCATCCACTACCTGCAGAACCCTGCGCTACCCGATGGCGCGGGCGTGCTGGTCAGCACCGACTACAAGGACGAATGGGTCGCCAACATGTCCGCTGATCCCGAGCGCGACGAGGCCGGCATGCGCGAGATCATCAAGATCATGACCGGCCTGCCCGACCTGGACTTCGAGATCATCGGCACGGTCAGCTACGACTACGGCCATCGCATCGCCGACCGCTTCCGCGCCGGCCGCGTGCTGCTGACGGGCGACGCCGCGCACGTGATGCCGCCCACCGGCGGGCAGGGCGGCAATACCGCCGTGCAGGACGGCTACTACCTGGGCTGGAAGCTGGCTGCGGTCATCCAGGGCAAGGCCGGCCCGTCGCTGCTGGACAGCTACGAGATCGAACGCCAGCCCTACGCGGAAGAGGTCTGCAACTGGCAGGTCGCCAACCTGGCCGAGCGTCGCCGCATCGATACGCTGGCCGAACGCATCGGCGCGCCGCTGGACCATGCCACGCTGCTGTTCGGCTACATCTGCCCGCCCAACGGAGCACTGGTGCCCGAGCCCGGCACCGAGGACCAGCGCTTCGAGCATCCCGCGCGGGCCTCGGGACGCCCGGGTGCGCGCGTGCCCTATGTCGAGCTGGAGGGCGTGGATGGCGGAAGGGTTGCTCCGCGTCATTTGCTGGGGCCGTGGTTCATGGCCTTCACGGCCGTGCCGGGCGGCGCCGAGGCGGCCCGGGCGGCCGCCGATGAGCTGGGCATCGAGCTGAAGGCTTATCCGGTCAAGTCCACGGCCCCGCTGCATGCCGGCGAACGGCAGACCGTCCTGGTGCGGCCCGATGGCGTCGTGGCCTGGCGTGGCGCCGACAACGCCGGCATCGGCCGCGCGCTGCGCACGGTCCTGTGTCGCTGA
- a CDS encoding ABC transporter permease, which produces MADADIRAARPLSGAVRGRSADRGLAAILLSSPVLKALGLAAVLGAWQFYATVNGTRLTPGLEVIGQSFMQLLEDGELLEHAAVTLTRGFAGLAISFLVAGLLGFVAARNWVVDAALGPFVTFGYPVPKLALYPVIILLLGLGAGSRIAQVALECFFPIFVHCYAGARAVAPKMEWLARNTGAGRWRLLADVIVPSALPFVFTGLRVAVPIMLIVMTVTEFIGDSQGLGYLIARSASYFDTASAFAVVATLGAIGFVSDRIVVKLRSRVVFWEKGASL; this is translated from the coding sequence ATGGCTGATGCCGATATCCGCGCGGCCCGTCCGCTTTCCGGAGCGGTGCGAGGCAGGTCCGCGGACCGGGGCCTGGCTGCGATCCTGCTGTCGAGTCCGGTGCTCAAGGCACTGGGCCTGGCCGCGGTGCTGGGGGCCTGGCAGTTCTACGCCACGGTGAACGGCACGCGCCTGACGCCGGGCCTGGAGGTCATCGGGCAGAGCTTCATGCAACTGCTGGAAGACGGCGAATTGCTGGAGCACGCCGCGGTCACGCTGACGCGCGGTTTCGCCGGGCTGGCGATCTCGTTCCTGGTGGCGGGCCTGCTGGGTTTCGTGGCGGCCCGCAACTGGGTGGTGGATGCCGCGCTGGGCCCCTTCGTCACCTTCGGCTACCCGGTGCCCAAGCTGGCGCTGTACCCGGTCATCATCCTGCTGTTGGGACTGGGCGCGGGCTCGCGTATCGCCCAGGTGGCGCTGGAGTGCTTCTTTCCGATCTTCGTGCATTGCTACGCCGGCGCCCGCGCCGTCGCGCCGAAGATGGAGTGGCTGGCCCGCAATACCGGCGCCGGCCGCTGGCGGCTGCTGGCCGACGTGATCGTGCCCAGCGCGCTGCCCTTCGTGTTCACCGGCCTGCGCGTGGCGGTGCCCATCATGCTGATCGTGATGACCGTGACCGAGTTCATCGGCGATTCGCAGGGCCTGGGCTACCTGATCGCGCGCTCGGCATCGTATTTCGATACCGCATCGGCCTTCGCCGTGGTCGCCACGCTGGGCGCGATCGGCTTCGTCAGCGACCGGATCGTCGTCAAGCTGCGCAGCCGCGTGGTGTTCTGGGAGAAAGGCGCATCTCTCTGA
- a CDS encoding ABC transporter permease yields the protein MSTSGSMAAQLMRRQSFPGASRERTWLISSLFTMFVLAAWEALAMAGVLPAYIYGPIEIARAFVELARGGDLAAQTGPSLYRALSGFFIGSAIGVMLGLLAGVSRVFRDLFDLTQSFTHPIPKIALFPAIAVLLGFTDKSRILVIAISAFYPSYLNAMNGALGINARLLWVARNAGASKLRTFFQVVVPAAMPRALVGVRISLMISFVLMVATEVVGHSNGLGAGLMEAYRDGEYGAMYAGIVAVALCGVVSNAVLQLVVRALSGGRHAGGGGHG from the coding sequence ATGAGCACGTCGGGCAGCATGGCCGCGCAACTGATGCGCAGGCAATCCTTCCCGGGCGCCTCGCGCGAACGGACCTGGCTGATATCGAGCCTGTTCACGATGTTCGTCCTGGCGGCGTGGGAAGCACTGGCGATGGCGGGCGTCCTGCCCGCATACATCTACGGGCCCATCGAGATCGCCCGGGCCTTCGTCGAACTGGCCCGCGGCGGCGACCTGGCCGCGCAGACCGGGCCTAGCCTCTACCGCGCCCTGAGCGGCTTTTTCATCGGCAGCGCCATCGGCGTCATGCTCGGCCTCCTGGCCGGCGTCTCGCGGGTGTTCCGCGACCTGTTCGACCTGACCCAGTCGTTCACCCATCCCATTCCCAAGATCGCGCTGTTTCCGGCCATCGCGGTGCTGCTGGGCTTTACCGACAAGTCGCGCATCCTCGTGATCGCCATCAGCGCCTTCTATCCGTCCTACCTGAACGCGATGAACGGCGCGCTGGGCATCAACGCGCGGCTGCTCTGGGTGGCGCGCAACGCCGGCGCCTCGAAGCTGCGCACCTTCTTCCAGGTGGTGGTGCCGGCGGCCATGCCGCGTGCGCTGGTGGGCGTGCGCATCAGCCTGATGATTTCCTTCGTCCTGATGGTCGCCACCGAGGTGGTCGGGCATTCCAACGGCCTGGGCGCCGGCCTGATGGAGGCGTACCGCGATGGCGAGTATGGCGCCATGTACGCGGGCATCGTCGCCGTCGCGTTGTGCGGCGTGGTCTCGAACGCCGTGCTGCAACTGGTGGTGCGTGCCCTGAGCGGTGGCCGCCATGCGGGAGGGGGCGGCCATGGCTGA
- a CDS encoding ABC transporter ATP-binding protein, translating to MTKTFRRGKHVVNALSEVDLTVRKGEFLTILGPSGCGKTTLLHMLGGFEFPTEGSVEIEGRPITGPGRDRGMVFQEAMLFPWRTVRANVAWPLQVAGTPRREAHARADELLARVGLARFGNAYPGELSGGMRQRAALARTLAMEPSVLLMDEPFGALDAQTREVMQEELTRLWQASGLTVVFITHDINEAIFLGDRVVVMGASPGRVVEDCAIELARPRSSETKADPRILEYRSHLWEVLRRESARSTPAMAEAGR from the coding sequence GTGACGAAGACGTTTCGTCGCGGCAAGCACGTCGTCAATGCGCTGAGCGAGGTGGACCTGACGGTTCGCAAGGGCGAGTTCCTGACCATATTGGGCCCCAGCGGCTGCGGCAAGACGACCTTGCTGCACATGCTGGGGGGCTTCGAGTTCCCGACCGAGGGCAGTGTCGAGATCGAGGGCCGGCCCATTACCGGTCCCGGCCGTGATCGCGGCATGGTCTTCCAGGAGGCCATGCTGTTCCCGTGGCGCACGGTGCGGGCCAACGTGGCCTGGCCGCTGCAGGTGGCCGGCACGCCCAGGCGCGAGGCGCATGCGCGGGCCGACGAACTGTTGGCCAGGGTCGGCCTGGCGCGGTTCGGCAATGCCTATCCCGGCGAACTGTCCGGCGGCATGCGCCAGCGCGCGGCGCTGGCGCGGACGCTGGCGATGGAGCCCAGCGTGCTGCTGATGGACGAGCCCTTCGGCGCGCTCGACGCGCAGACGCGCGAGGTCATGCAGGAGGAACTGACCCGGCTGTGGCAGGCCTCGGGCCTGACGGTGGTCTTCATCACGCACGACATCAACGAGGCCATTTTCCTGGGCGACCGAGTAGTCGTGATGGGGGCCTCGCCCGGCCGCGTGGTCGAGGACTGCGCCATCGAGCTCGCCCGGCCGCGTTCGTCGGAAACCAAGGCCGATCCGCGCATTCTCGAATATCGTTCGCATCTGTGGGAAGTGCTGCGCCGCGAGTCGGCGCGGAGCACGCCCGCGATGGCGGAGGCCGGGCGATGA
- a CDS encoding ABC transporter substrate-binding protein → MPVLSLGAFPSSITAARGVLILALSAGALPALAAEGDACAAVDLSGAKSSPVAIRYGTTGGGEEPLALLWADQASYPGNGKFYTMQVTEFTSTDRMTAFQAGQIDAGTISFPSLVTAVHVGIDARAVASLVQVNEADNEGAFASLSSGGIRDIKDFKGKKVGYYGPNTISEYWVKSALRRAGMKPNDVSFVSLPPPAQEQALRNGQIDVAWLARQFLFKAKSAGGVETIMTPFQATGGASQPSLLIFFSPRFIKAHPQAYCAWRKDYQQALANWSANREAAYPKLIAAKYVTPFSAKAGADGGRSPDGAVSLAEFDATMKDMATSRFLPPSMVQPAAKLVMPGYSLTRK, encoded by the coding sequence ATGCCGGTTTTATCCCTTGGTGCTTTTCCTTCATCGATCACCGCCGCGCGAGGAGTGTTGATCCTGGCGCTGTCGGCCGGTGCCTTGCCCGCGCTTGCCGCCGAAGGCGATGCCTGCGCGGCGGTGGACCTGTCCGGGGCCAAGTCCTCGCCGGTCGCCATCCGCTACGGCACGACCGGCGGCGGCGAGGAGCCGTTGGCGCTGCTGTGGGCGGACCAGGCCAGCTATCCCGGCAATGGCAAGTTCTACACCATGCAGGTCACGGAGTTCACGTCCACGGACCGCATGACGGCCTTCCAGGCCGGGCAGATCGACGCCGGCACGATCAGCTTTCCCTCGCTGGTGACGGCGGTGCACGTGGGCATCGACGCGCGGGCGGTCGCCTCGCTGGTCCAGGTCAACGAGGCCGACAACGAAGGCGCGTTCGCATCGTTGTCCAGCGGCGGCATCCGCGACATCAAGGATTTCAAGGGCAAGAAGGTCGGCTACTACGGGCCGAATACCATCAGTGAATACTGGGTCAAGAGCGCGCTGCGGCGCGCGGGCATGAAGCCGAACGACGTCTCGTTCGTATCGCTGCCGCCGCCCGCCCAGGAGCAGGCCTTGCGCAACGGCCAGATAGACGTGGCCTGGCTGGCCCGCCAGTTCCTGTTCAAGGCGAAGTCCGCGGGCGGCGTGGAAACCATCATGACGCCGTTCCAGGCCACGGGCGGAGCCAGCCAGCCCAGCCTGCTGATCTTCTTCTCGCCCAGGTTCATCAAGGCCCATCCTCAGGCCTATTGCGCGTGGCGCAAGGATTACCAGCAGGCCCTGGCCAACTGGTCGGCCAACCGCGAGGCGGCCTATCCGAAGCTGATCGCCGCCAAGTACGTGACGCCGTTCTCGGCCAAGGCCGGTGCCGACGGCGGACGCAGTCCCGACGGCGCGGTTTCGCTGGCCGAGTTCGACGCCACGATGAAGGACATGGCGACTTCCCGCTTCCTGCCGCCGTCCATGGTGCAGCCCGCCGCCAAGCTGGTGATGCCGGGCTATTCCTTGACCAGGAAATAA
- a CDS encoding MarR family transcriptional regulator: MAKTERFEMRLDESSGAAIDAWRDAHMAGASRAQAVRALIERGLAGAPAGGPRFSDGEKTLMAFMGDLFRHLGAPAERVDAVCRGFATGNHWAADLEMGGLYSPASSSASPDDARFVLSVLEMWEVFESAFEDFSEAQRAQVLGGEGAQRRGRGARRPAELRFAGFDAVHEPELLRIAEFLVREMRRFGRFAGRSLVAAQGGARRDHAARLRYYERLLPTLAGRRPTPDEVREFLWLRAETSGAEPAAGGRGVSHLKEFSFHRFGLLAPRVNALSRVLTRSAVQFAKAEYGLSQVEWLAVTLLGAFEPVSIGELAYHAMLDAGQMSRTVSGLVERGFVERRRSEEDSRETVLTLTGEGEEMRRRLADAAAARNRHVVGDLPESELAVVYARLDGFIARARQLVD; encoded by the coding sequence ATGGCCAAGACCGAACGATTCGAAATGCGCCTGGACGAGTCGTCCGGGGCCGCCATCGACGCCTGGCGCGACGCGCACATGGCGGGCGCATCGCGGGCGCAGGCGGTCCGGGCGCTGATCGAGCGCGGCCTGGCGGGCGCGCCTGCCGGCGGTCCCCGGTTCAGCGACGGCGAGAAGACCCTGATGGCCTTCATGGGCGACCTGTTTCGCCACCTGGGCGCGCCGGCGGAGCGGGTGGATGCCGTATGCCGGGGATTCGCGACCGGCAATCACTGGGCCGCTGATCTGGAGATGGGCGGGCTGTACAGTCCGGCGTCCTCGTCGGCATCGCCGGACGACGCCCGCTTCGTGCTGTCGGTGCTCGAAATGTGGGAAGTGTTCGAGTCCGCGTTCGAGGATTTTTCCGAGGCCCAGCGGGCACAGGTGCTGGGCGGCGAAGGCGCGCAGCGGCGCGGGCGGGGTGCGCGCCGGCCCGCGGAGCTGCGGTTTGCCGGTTTTGATGCGGTCCATGAGCCCGAGTTGCTGCGGATCGCGGAATTCCTGGTGCGCGAGATGCGGCGCTTCGGGCGTTTCGCCGGGCGCAGCCTGGTGGCGGCTCAAGGTGGGGCGCGCCGGGATCATGCGGCCCGCCTGCGTTACTACGAAAGGCTGCTGCCCACGCTGGCGGGGCGTCGGCCGACCCCCGACGAGGTGCGCGAATTCCTGTGGCTGCGCGCCGAGACGTCCGGAGCTGAGCCGGCGGCCGGCGGCCGCGGCGTGTCCCATCTCAAGGAGTTTTCGTTCCATCGCTTCGGCCTGCTGGCGCCGCGCGTCAATGCGCTCAGCCGGGTGCTGACCCGCAGCGCGGTGCAGTTCGCCAAGGCGGAGTACGGGCTTTCGCAGGTCGAATGGCTGGCGGTCACGCTGCTGGGGGCGTTCGAGCCGGTCTCCATCGGCGAACTGGCCTACCACGCGATGCTGGATGCCGGCCAGATGAGCCGGACGGTGTCCGGGCTGGTCGAGCGCGGATTCGTCGAACGCCGGCGCAGCGAGGAAGACAGCCGCGAGACCGTGCTGACGCTGACCGGGGAAGGCGAGGAGATGCGCCGGCGCCTGGCGGACGCGGCGGCGGCCCGCAATCGGCACGTGGTCGGGGACCTGCCGGAAAGCGAGCTTGCCGTCGTCTATGCCCGCCTGGATGGCTTCATTGCCCGGGCCCGGCAGTTGGTGGACTGA
- a CDS encoding tripartite tricarboxylate transporter substrate binding protein: MQRRHMLGAMAALASSAYLGKGHAQGAGGNAPLHVVVPFPPGGGTDVLGRAIGYRLEKLLGRPVVVENKPGASGIVGAEYVAKSDRDGNTLLFSGLVPSVRYYSRPLSQIGAELAPVCMIARSPYLVAVNPGVPAKTLGEFVQLAKSKPGTLTFGSPGNATPQHLATERFRSQVGIDILHVPYRGTGPMMTDLLGGQIQLVFATVAAAEQHVKSGRLRALAVTSADRLDRLPDVPTVAEAGIPDFVAEIAFGTYVAAGTAAAAIGGLNRAINQALTDAEVRGKLIEQGFIPVGGAPADLEKSLLAEVKAVSDLVRSGKVRIDAA; encoded by the coding sequence ATGCAACGCAGACACATGCTGGGCGCGATGGCCGCGCTGGCGTCCTCGGCCTACCTGGGGAAGGGGCACGCGCAGGGCGCGGGCGGCAACGCGCCGCTGCACGTGGTGGTGCCGTTCCCGCCCGGCGGCGGCACCGACGTGCTGGGGCGCGCGATCGGCTACCGGCTGGAAAAACTGCTGGGCCGGCCGGTCGTGGTCGAGAACAAGCCCGGGGCCAGCGGCATCGTCGGCGCCGAGTACGTGGCCAAGTCCGATCGCGACGGCAACACGCTGCTGTTCTCGGGGCTGGTGCCGTCCGTGCGCTACTACAGCCGTCCGCTGTCGCAGATCGGCGCGGAACTGGCGCCGGTGTGCATGATCGCCCGTTCGCCCTATCTGGTCGCGGTCAATCCCGGCGTGCCGGCGAAGACGCTGGGCGAGTTCGTGCAACTGGCCAAGAGCAAGCCCGGCACGCTGACTTTCGGTTCGCCGGGCAATGCCACGCCGCAGCACCTGGCGACGGAGCGTTTCCGTTCCCAGGTCGGCATCGACATCCTGCACGTGCCGTATCGCGGCACGGGGCCGATGATGACCGACCTGCTGGGCGGCCAGATCCAGCTGGTGTTCGCGACGGTGGCGGCGGCCGAGCAGCACGTGAAGTCCGGCCGCCTGCGCGCGCTGGCGGTGACCAGCGCCGACCGGCTGGATCGCCTGCCCGACGTGCCCACCGTGGCGGAGGCGGGCATCCCGGACTTCGTGGCCGAGATCGCCTTCGGCACCTATGTCGCGGCGGGCACCGCGGCGGCGGCGATAGGCGGCCTGAACCGGGCGATCAACCAGGCGCTGACCGATGCGGAGGTGCGCGGCAAGCTGATCGAGCAGGGTTTCATTCCCGTGGGCGGCGCGCCAGCGGACCTTGAAAAAAGCCTGCTGGCCGAGGTCAAGGCGGTGTCCGACCTGGTCCGCTCGGGCAAGGTGCGCATCGACGCCGCCTGA
- a CDS encoding alpha/beta fold hydrolase, protein MTWPTRVVRSGTGKPVVLIHGVGLDLGMWDELAQALGGEFELIRYDMLGHGGTPLPAGEVGLDRYVAQLGEVLRAEGLRHPCVVGYSMGGLVAGRFAACHPGDVGKLVLMSTVFRRTEAERHAVRARLEQAEDGDEVASAQASVERWFSPAFIQAAPGRVEAIRQRLLANRRQDFLAAYRIFAGADGVLPEAAPQIRCPALVLTGDQDTGSTPRMAEELARSIPDAALRIVPGQKHMLPVEGVMAAAAALRDFLGPGGTRRAA, encoded by the coding sequence GTGACCTGGCCGACCCGCGTGGTCCGCAGCGGCACGGGCAAGCCCGTCGTCCTGATCCACGGCGTCGGCCTGGATCTGGGTATGTGGGACGAACTGGCGCAGGCGCTGGGGGGCGAGTTCGAACTGATCCGCTATGACATGCTGGGGCACGGCGGCACACCCTTGCCGGCGGGCGAGGTAGGGCTGGACCGGTACGTGGCGCAACTGGGCGAGGTACTGCGCGCGGAAGGCTTGCGCCACCCGTGCGTGGTGGGATATTCGATGGGCGGCCTGGTGGCCGGGCGTTTTGCCGCGTGCCATCCTGGCGACGTGGGGAAGCTGGTGCTGATGAGCACGGTCTTTCGCCGTACCGAAGCCGAGCGCCACGCCGTGCGGGCCAGGCTGGAGCAGGCCGAGGACGGGGACGAGGTGGCGAGCGCGCAGGCATCCGTCGAGCGCTGGTTCTCGCCCGCCTTCATCCAGGCGGCGCCGGGCCGTGTCGAGGCGATCCGGCAACGGCTGCTGGCCAACCGGCGCCAGGATTTTCTGGCGGCCTATCGCATCTTCGCCGGCGCGGATGGCGTTCTGCCCGAGGCGGCGCCGCAGATCCGCTGTCCGGCCCTGGTGCTGACGGGCGACCAGGACACCGGGTCCACGCCCCGCATGGCCGAGGAGTTGGCGCGGTCCATTCCCGACGCCGCGCTGCGGATCGTGCCGGGACAGAAGCACATGTTGCCCGTCGAGGGCGTGATGGCTGCCGCGGCGGCGCTCAGGGACTTCCTGGGGCCCGGCGGTACGCGAAGGGCCGCCTGA
- a CDS encoding amino acid synthesis family protein produces the protein MTLEVRKVVSYVEETRVEGGRKAGRPLLMVLSAAVLKNPWAGKPYTEDLRPEILRIAPPLGDLLVGEILKHTGSGERVEGYGKAAVVGADGEVEHASALIHTLRFGNTYRNAVGGTSYLSFTNSRGAMGCPIVVPMMHKNDEGMRSHYLTVQATIADAPAADEVVVALGASVGGRPHHRIGDRYQDMREMGLDPSGKEAP, from the coding sequence ATGACGCTGGAAGTGCGCAAGGTCGTTTCGTATGTCGAGGAAACGCGGGTGGAAGGGGGCAGGAAGGCCGGGCGGCCCCTATTGATGGTGCTGAGCGCCGCGGTCCTGAAGAATCCGTGGGCGGGAAAGCCATACACCGAGGACCTGCGCCCGGAGATCTTGCGCATCGCGCCGCCGCTGGGCGATCTGCTGGTCGGGGAAATCCTGAAGCACACGGGATCCGGCGAGCGCGTGGAAGGCTATGGCAAGGCCGCCGTGGTCGGGGCCGACGGCGAGGTCGAGCACGCCTCGGCGCTGATCCATACGCTGCGTTTCGGGAACACGTACCGGAACGCGGTGGGCGGCACGAGCTACCTGAGTTTCACCAACTCGCGCGGCGCGATGGGCTGCCCCATCGTCGTGCCGATGATGCACAAGAACGACGAGGGAATGCGGTCTCATTACCTGACGGTGCAGGCGACCATCGCTGACGCGCCGGCGGCGGATGAAGTCGTCGTCGCGCTGGGGGCCAGCGTGGGCGGCCGGCCGCACCACCGCATCGGCGATCGCTATCAGGACATGCGCGAGATGGGACTGGATCCGTCCGGGAAGGAGGCCCCGTGA
- a CDS encoding LysR family transcriptional regulator — translation MDPFKIQHLRQFVAAVDSGSFLAAAQATFRSQAAVSAAMDDLQRQVGAALFEPGKRARPTPLGWSLLPLFRELLAIHDRVRLEANELAQARHGSVSLAVMPSLADEWLPDILDRYTRRFPQVRLRAIDMPSQAVRQLVLSGEVDIGIAGLLADEPRLDFLPIARDEFGIICPPSHRLAGRRKPVDWNELQGERLIANATFEALRHPDIPPWVATPGMTVTNRTSLIASVRSGLGITILPTLARPARRHKLAFVRLHRPVIARTVGLVTRPGQSLSPAARHMHDLLVDLMRELAADKGGELLS, via the coding sequence ATGGACCCATTCAAGATCCAGCACCTGCGGCAATTCGTGGCCGCCGTCGACAGCGGCAGCTTCCTCGCGGCGGCCCAGGCCACCTTCCGTTCGCAGGCCGCCGTCTCCGCCGCCATGGACGACCTGCAACGCCAGGTGGGCGCCGCCCTGTTCGAACCCGGCAAACGGGCCCGCCCCACGCCGCTGGGCTGGAGCCTGCTGCCCCTGTTCCGCGAACTGCTGGCGATCCACGACCGCGTCCGGCTGGAAGCCAACGAACTGGCGCAGGCGCGCCACGGCTCGGTGTCGCTGGCGGTCATGCCTTCGCTGGCGGACGAATGGCTGCCCGACATCCTGGACCGCTACACCCGCCGGTTTCCCCAGGTCCGCCTGCGGGCCATCGACATGCCTTCGCAGGCCGTGCGCCAGCTGGTGCTGAGCGGCGAAGTCGACATCGGCATCGCCGGCCTCCTGGCCGACGAACCCCGGCTGGACTTCCTGCCCATCGCGCGCGACGAATTCGGCATCATCTGCCCGCCCTCGCATCGCCTGGCCGGACGGCGCAAGCCCGTGGACTGGAACGAACTCCAGGGCGAACGCCTGATCGCCAACGCCACCTTCGAAGCCCTGCGCCACCCCGACATCCCGCCATGGGTGGCCACGCCCGGCATGACCGTCACCAACCGGACCTCGCTCATCGCCAGCGTGCGTTCGGGCCTGGGCATCACCATCCTTCCCACCCTGGCCCGCCCGGCACGCCGCCACAAACTGGCCTTCGTCCGCCTGCACCGCCCCGTCATCGCCCGCACCGTCGGCCTGGTCACGCGCCCCGGCCAAAGCCTCTCCCCCGCCGCCCGCCACATGCACGACCTGCTGGTCGACCTGATGCGCGAGCTCGCCGCCGACAAAGGCGGCGAACTCCTCTCCTGA
- the ilvC gene encoding ketol-acid reductoisomerase, which yields MKVFYDKDCDLSLIKGKTVAIIGYGSQGHAHAQNLNDSGVKVVVGLRKGGASWDKAANAGLTVKEVNEAVKDADVVMILLPDENIAKVYAENVGPNMKKGAVLAFAHGFNVHYGAVVPREDIDVIMVAPKAPGHTVRGTYTQGGGVPHLVAVHQDKSGAARDIALSYAMANGGGRAGIIETNFREETETDLFGEQAVLCGGTVELIKAGFETLVEAGYAPEMAYFECLHELKLIVDLIYEGGIANMNYSISNNAEYGEYVTGPRIVNEDTKNAMRAVLKDIQTGEYAKSFLLENMAGAPTLKSRRRLNAEHDIEVVGGKLRDMMPWIRKNKLVDQSKN from the coding sequence ATGAAGGTTTTCTACGATAAAGATTGTGATCTGTCGCTGATCAAGGGCAAGACCGTCGCCATCATCGGCTACGGTTCGCAAGGCCATGCCCATGCCCAGAACCTGAACGACTCCGGCGTCAAGGTCGTGGTCGGCCTGCGCAAGGGTGGCGCTTCGTGGGACAAGGCCGCCAACGCCGGCCTGACGGTCAAGGAAGTGAACGAGGCGGTGAAGGATGCCGACGTCGTCATGATCCTGCTGCCCGACGAGAACATCGCCAAGGTCTACGCCGAGAACGTCGGCCCCAACATGAAGAAGGGTGCCGTGCTGGCCTTCGCCCACGGCTTCAACGTCCACTACGGCGCCGTCGTGCCCCGTGAAGACATCGACGTCATCATGGTCGCTCCCAAGGCCCCCGGCCATACCGTGCGCGGCACGTACACCCAGGGCGGCGGCGTGCCCCACCTGGTGGCCGTGCATCAGGACAAGTCCGGCGCCGCCCGCGACATCGCCCTGTCGTACGCCATGGCCAACGGCGGCGGCCGTGCCGGCATCATCGAGACCAACTTCCGCGAAGAAACCGAAACCGACCTGTTCGGCGAACAAGCCGTGCTGTGCGGCGGTACCGTCGAGCTGATCAAGGCTGGCTTCGAGACGCTGGTGGAAGCCGGCTACGCGCCCGAGATGGCCTACTTCGAGTGCCTGCACGAGCTCAAGCTGATCGTCGACCTGATCTACGAAGGCGGCATCGCGAACATGAACTACTCGATCTCGAACAACGCGGAATACGGCGAGTACGTCACCGGCCCGCGCATCGTGAACGAAGACACCAAGAACGCCATGCGCGCCGTCCTGAAGGACATCCAGACCGGCGAATATGCCAAGAGCTTCCTGCTGGAGAACATGGCCGGCGCCCCGACGTTGAAGTCGCGCCGTCGTTTGAACGCCGAGCACGATATCGAGGTGGTTGGCGGCAAGCTGCGCGACATGATGCCCTGGATCCGCAAGAACAAGCTGGTCGATCAGAGCAAGAACTAG